One region of Oryza sativa Japonica Group chromosome 10, ASM3414082v1 genomic DNA includes:
- the LOC4348239 gene encoding uncharacterized protein, with protein sequence METTHEDDINDECHMFAGEDMDFDDDDDDEYYMFAGGDGEDEEDIDLNEIEQDSVEHDPYDHVYSNIPRNTHVLKPTANCKHCGAKKFQYETNGFCCRGGKIKLSNLETPPELMRLWSSMDSDATHFRDNIRFFNGHFSFTTLGVSLDERYTNMRSGVYTFRAHGQIYHNIHSFGQRDNAPEHLELYFYDDDPSLNHRFRRSPSLDQEVVRRLVEVLRGNPYSQTFRSLAQADDLEEYCVTLNLDNRLDQRRYNVPVTSEVAAVWVEGNELRTHFERSVVLYGNNNTKYSIQSYYGCYDPLSYPLFFPKGELGWHPEIPKVGVSIEDVIASRGNNHADSDSNSRLCVSVRDYYCYKFQMRRGIFNPLLYGKRLFQQFAVDMYIKVESTRLDFIRRHQVEIRADLYKGVVDSIHAGESRASQVGKRTVLPASFIGGNRDMKRRYMDAMALVQKYGKPDIFLTMTCNPNWEEIIGNLEPGQTPQDRPDLIVRVFRAKLEDLKKQLLEKHILGKVIAYAYVVEFQKRGLPHAHFLLIMDGKYKLTSPEQYDCIISAELPNKHKYPELYEMVVKHMMHGPCGTLNRKNVCMQDGSCKNRYPRAFNAVTINGKDSYPVYRRRDNKRCAKVRKQMLDNRWVVPYNPYLLRMYNCHINVEVCSSIKAVKYLFKYIYKGHDRASVTLGEADSNGNIDEIQQYRDARWVTPPEALWRIYSFDLSKVHPPVKQLQLHLPNMHMVSFRAGQDLHDVVERNGVEKSMLTEYFEANKVNEDARGILYKDFPEAFTWQAGPKVWQRRKRRITQIGRIVTAHPAEGERYYLRVLLTHVTGATSFEHLRTVDGEVCSSFREAAEQRGLIEADNTLDECLTKAEVFQMPSSLRRLFATILVFCEPSDVLGLWNKHLEGMLDDYRRSHTCPRTIEQMVLLDIRNMLQSMGKEITSFPLPEIDESYDTSGSEPREIFEESTIEVDHGHMDLSSSLNPEQRCAYDEILSAIEGGQGGLFFVDGPGGTGKTFLYKALLATIRGQGKIAVATATSGVAASIMLGGRTAHSRFKIPLNIDDGGVCNFTKQSGTAKLLQRASLIIWDEASMTKRQAVEALDRSMRDIMDRPDVPFGGKTVVFGGDFRQVLPVVRKGTRPQITDATLRKSYLWDCMRQLRLVTNMRAQNDRWFAEFLLRVGNGIEEACDDGYIRLPDEICVPCTGNDDDLNNLIDNVFPMLDANLADPNYITSRAILSTRNEYVDQINMKMIDRFRGEEMLYHSFDRAEDDPHNYYPPEFLNSLTPNGLPPHILKLKINCPVILLRNIDPANGLCNGTRLVVRGFQRNTIDAEIVLGQHAGKRVFLPRIPLCPSDDEMFPFRFKRKQFPVRLSFAMTINKAQGQTIPNVGVYLPDPVFSHGQLYVALSRATARMNIKILAVQSKDKSHRSMSRGTYTRNILKYLLQQVGYFQEPVYCFERITQGSLEIWKVKIFLRYQGDGEEVLTFQIRHPRITLAAAIRDVFREALLRLCGISIPLDVANSFGMHPYHEEDDSRCRLRLTGEPEGSRCTLLSELAHTTENAYEQALEELDELRDRYANLESRYRRLAQEHTTLLLCQVFTIARYIESGRMGRIRRKRPLEVDPLSPPPSP encoded by the exons ATGGAAACTACCCATGAAGATGACATAAATGATGAGTGCCACATGTTTGCTGGTGAAG ATATGGACtttgatgacgatgacgatgacgagtACTATATGTTTGCTGGTGGAG ATGGGGAAGATGAGGAGGACATAGACTTAAATGAAATAGAACAGGACTCAGTTGAACATGATCCCTACGACCATGTGTACAGTAACATACCTCGTAACACACATGTCTTGAAGCCCACAGCAAATTGCAAGCATTGTGGTGCTAAGAAGTTCCAGTATGAGACAAACGGGTTTTGTTGCCGGGGCGGAAAGATCAAACTGTCTAATTTGGAAACACCCCCTGAACTAATGAGGCTCTGGTCAAGCATGGATTCTGATGCGACACATTTTCGAGACAACATAAGATTCTTCAATGGACATTTTTCTTTCACCACCCTTGGTGTGAGCCTTGATGAGCGCTACACCAATATGAGGTCAGGCGTCTACACATTTCGAGCCCACGGCCAGATATACCACAACATACACTCTTTTGGGCAGCGAGATAATGCCCCAGAACATCTTGAGCTATACTTCTATGATGACGATCCAAGTCTAAATCATCGGTTTCGTCGCTCCCCTAGCCTTGACCAAGAAGTTGTTAGAAGACTTGTTGAAGTCCTTCGTGGCAACCCCTACTCCCAAACCTTCAGAAGTCTAGCGCAAGCTGATGACCTTGAGGAATATTGTGTCACACTAAATCTTGATAATCGTTTGGACCAGAGGCGGTATAATGTGCCGGTGACTTCGGAAGTGGCTGCCGTGTGGGTAGAGGGGAATGAACTGCGTACACATTTCGAACGTAGTGTTGTGCTATATGGGAACAACAATACCAAGTACAGCATCCAGTCATATTACGGATGCTACGACCCACTGTCATACCCTCTCTTCTTTCCAAAAGGCGAGCTCGGATGGCACCCAGAAATCCCAAAAGTAGGTGTGTCCATAGAGGATGTAATTGCATCTCGTGGAAATAATCATGCTGACTCAG ATTCAAATAGCAGACTATGTGTCTCCGTTAGAGACTACTATTGCTACAAATTCCAAATGCGTCGTGGTATATTCAATCCACTATTGTATGGGAAGCGCTTGTTCCAACAATTTGCAGTTGATATGTACATCAAAGTAGAAAGCACTCGACTAGACTTCATAAGGCGTCACCAGGTAGAGATAAGGGCTGACCTATACAAAGGTGTGGTTGATAGCATTCATGCTGGAGAGAGCCGTGCAAGCCAGGTAGGCAAACGTACTGTGCTCCCAGCATCATTCATTGGGGGCAATCGGGACATGAAGCGTCGGTATATGGACGCTATGGCATTAGTGCAAAAATATGGGAAGCCGGACATTTTTTTGACAATGACATGCAACCCTAACTGGGAAGAGATAATAGGTAACCTTGAGCCTGGGCAGACACCCCAAGATAGGCCTGATCTCATAGTGCGCGTGTTTCGAGCGAAACTAGAGGACCTCAAGAAACAATTACTTGAGAAGCATATCCTTGGCAAAGTGATTGCTTATGCGTATGTGGTTGAGTTCCAAAAGAGGGGTCTTCCACATGCACATTTCCTTTTGATCATGGACGGAAAATACAAGCTCACTTCTCCCGAGCAATATGATTGTATCATTTCCGCTGAACTTCCAAACAAGCATAAGTATCCAGAGTTGTACGAGATGGTCGTCAAGCATATGATGCATGGCCCATGTGGGACTCTGAATCGTAAAAATGTGTGCATGCAAGACGGTTCATGCAAAAACCGCTATCCTCGAGCTTTCAACGCGGTTACCATAAATGGCAAGGACTCCTACCCTGTGTACAGGAGACGCGATAACAAGCGATGTGCTAAGGTTCGAAAGCAGATGCTGGACAACAGGTGGGTAGTGCCCTACAATCCTTACCTCCTAAGGATGTACAATTGCCACATCAATGTGGAGGTTTGCTCCAGCATCAAGGCTGTGAAATACCTATTCAAGTACATTTATAAGGGGCATGATCGAGCATCTGTCACCCTAGGCGAGGCCGATAGCAATGGCAACATTGATGAGATTCAACAATATAGAGATGCAAGGTGGGTCACCCCACCAGAAGCACTATGGCGTATATATAGCTTTGACCTTAGTAAGGTACATCCGCCTGTGAAACAGCTACAACTGCATCTTCCAAACATGCACATGGTCTCATTTCGTGCGGGGCAAGATCTCCATGATGTCGTAGAGAGAAATGGCGTCGAGAAGAGTATGCTAACTGAGTATTTTGAGGCAAATAAAGTTAACGAAGATGCTCGAGGAATCCTCTACAAGGATTTTCCAGAGGCATTTACTTGGCAAGCTGGCCCAAAAGTATGGCAACGGAGGAAACGGCGAATCACTCAAATTGGGAGAATCGTGACAGCTCATCCTGCAGAGGGGGAGCGGTACTACCTTAGGGTGCTGCTAACCCATGTGACTGGCGCCACCTCCTTTGAACACCTTAGGACAGTGGATGGTGAAGTCTGCTCGTCCTTTCGTGAAGCTGCAGAACAAAGGGGTCTTATCGAGGCAGACAACACATTAGATGAGTGCCTTACTAAGGCTGAGGTGTTCCAAATGCCATCATCGCTACGGAGGCTCTTTGCCACGATATTGGTCTTTTGTGAGCCAAGCGACGTACTTGGTCTATGGAACAAGCACTTGGAGGGAATGTTGGATGACTATCGTCGTTCTCACACGTGCCCACGTACAATTGAGCAGATGGTGCTTTTGGACATTAGAAATATGCTCCAGTCGATGGGAAAAGAAATAACGTCGTTTCCTCTACCCGAAATTGATGAGTCATACGACACTTCAGGCAGCGAGCCTAGAGAGATCTTTGAGGAGTCTACAATCGAGGTGGATCATGGGCACATGGATTTGTCAAGTTCACTCAACCCTGAGCAAAGATGTGCTTATGATGAGATATTATCCGCTATTGAGGGCGGACAAGGAGGTCTCTTCTTCGTAGATGGCCCTGGAGGTACTGGAAAGACTTTTTTATACAAGGCTCTACTTGCTACTATTCGTGGTCAGGGAAAGATAGCCGTTGCAACTGCGACGTCTGGTGTAGCTGCTTCCATCATGCTTGGCGGTAGGACTGCCCACTCAAGATTCAAGATCCCACTGAACATTGATGATGGAGGGGTATGCAATTTCACAAAGCAGAGTGGGACAGCTAAACTTCTCCAGAGAGCTTCCCTAATTATATGGGACGAAGCTTCTATGACAAAACGGCAAGCAGTCGAGGCCCTAGATAGAAGCATGCGCGACATCATGGACCGTCCTGACGTGCCATTTGGGGGGAAGACAGTTGTGTTCGGTGGAGACTTTAGACAGGTACTCCCTGTTGTTCGGAAGGGAACGAGACCTCAGATAACCGATGCAACACTACGTAAGTCCTACCTTTGGGATTGTATGCGCCAACTAAGGTTGGTTACAAATATGAGAGCGCAAAATGACCGATGGTTTGCCGAATTTCTTCTTCGTGTTGGCAATGGCATAGAGGAGGCATGTGATGATGGTTACATACGGCTTCCAGATGAGATATGTGTGCCATGCACCGGGAATGATGACGACCTCAACAATTTAATAGATAATGTGTTTCCGATGCTTGATGCTAATCTAGCCGACCCAAACTATATCACATCTCGGGCCATCTTGTCAACACGAAATGAGTATGTTGATCAAATAAACATGAAGATGATCGATCGTTTTCGAGGGGAGGAAATGTTATACCACAGCTTCGATCGTGCCGAGGATGATCCTCACAACTACTATCCTCCTGAATTCTTAAATTCGTTGACCCCTAATGGATTGCCTCCGCACATACTAAAGCTTAAGATCAATTGCCCCGTTATACTTCTAAGGAATATTGATCCTGCCAACGGACTCTGTAATGGGACGAGGTTGGTGGTTCGAGGATTCCAGAGAAACACTATCGACGCTGAGATAGTGCTTGGTCAACATGCTGGGAAGAGGGTGTTCCTTCCTAGGATACCCCTATGCCCCTCCGACGATGAGATGTTCCCATTTCGTTTTAAGAGAAAGCAATTTCCGGTCAGACTTAGCTTTGCCATGACCATTAACAAGGCGCAAGGCCAGACCATTCCAAATGTTGGCGTGTACCTCCCTGACCCGGTGTTCTCTCATGGTCAGTTGTATGTTGCATTGTCTAGAGCAACAGCAAGAATGAACATTAAGATCCTCGCGGTACAAAGCAAGGACAAGAGCCATCGTTCCATGTCTCGTGGGACGTACACGAGGAACATT TTGAAGTACCTACTCCAGCAAGTAGGGTACTTCCAGGAGCCGGTCTATTGTTTTGAGCGGATCACCCAAGGATCCTTGGAGATCTGGAAGGTGAAAATCTTCCTCCGCTACCAGGGAGATGGAGAAGAAGTGCTCACTTTCCAGATTCGCCATCCCCGGATCACCCTTGCAGCTGCTATTCGGGATGTGTTCCGTGAAGCCC